GGATCATCTTCTGCTACATCGTTGAAGCTTTCTCCACGATCATAAAAAATCTCAGAATCGGGACCACAAGGACCTGCACCAATATCCCAGAAATTATCTTCGATGTCGATAATGTGATCCATTGATAAGCCCACTTCTTCATGCCAAATACGTTTTGCTTCTGTATCCTTTGGATAAACTGTGACATATAATTTTTCCGGATCAAACGCCATCCATTCTGGTGCTGTTAAAAATTCCCAAGCCCAGTGGATCGCTTCTTTTTTAAAGTAATCGCCGATCGAAAAGTTTCCCAGCATTTCAAACATCGTATGATGACGCGCAGTTTTCCCAACATTTTCGATATCATTTGTCCGAATTGATTTTTGCGCATTCGTGATTCTTGGATTTTCTGGAACTACTGATCCATCAAAATATTTTTTTAATGTGGCAACACCTGAGTTGATCCATAATAAAGTAGGATCATTGACAGGCACTAATGATGCACTCGGTTCGATCGAATGACCTTTTGATTTGAAAAAGTCTAAATACATTTGACGCACTTGACTACTTGATAATTCCTTCATTCTCTGATGACCTCTTTCTTGCTTTGCTTAGTTTTGTCGGTTGACGCAATAAAAAAGGCGCTCTCCATTGCAACACAAGGACGATAATTCGCGGTACCACCTTGTTTGCAATGAAGCCGCCTGACATTCATTACCTCTTAAACGATCCGATAACGCAGGATATGCGGCACTGTTTCCAGCACGATTATTAAAAGAGAGCAAAATCAACACATACGGGCATTTCTTTTCAGCCAGGAGAAATGTCTCTACATCCGCGTACTTTTGGTCAATCCATTCTTTTAGACACTTGAAATTATAAGGATTTTTGACTGTTTTGTCAATAAGCAGCCGGAATTATCCTTTTGCCTATGTCTTTGCTCAACAAAATCAGCTATTTTTGTCTTTCATTATATTGATAATCATACAGATAGAGCAGTTGCCCATTCTGTTCATCTATCTTATATTGCTTACGTCCAGTTACCGCATAGACCGCATTATTCTCCTTGAAAAGCATCACCGGATCTTCACTGTCGGTATCCTGATCCAATACAGTCCGCCAGAAAATTTGTGCTTTCTTTAAGGATACCTTAGCTAAGATTTTTTCCTTTGAATGCCGCTTTGCTTTATAAACAACAAAAGCCATATCTTGTTCGTTCATACTAGGTTCAACTTCAACGTCAAGAAAATCTGGATATAATTTCTCAAGTGCTGCTAATTCCTTTTGAGTATCTAATGAATTCCAATGTTCTTTCATGAAACCATTATACTGATCTACAATTTTTTCATAGTCAGAATTTTTGATGACCTCTTTTGTTTTTAAATCAACTTTATAATAGTGACCATCTAAGCCATAAAAATAAATCGAAGATTCATCGATGATCGCATAGTCTGTTTGCTGATAGCTTAAATTATCCTTTAGTTCTGGGATTTCTGCCAACCATTCTTGTTCAGTCAGACGGATTTTCCCCGTTGCCTCATCAATAAAATAGAGCCGTTCTTTTTTACTATCGACTGTAAATAGACCGTCCTGTGTACTGCCGATGAGATATTCCTGCCACTTAGAATGTTTTGTCCACGCCGTTTCACCCGTTTTTAAATCCACTGCAGTAATCAAAAAGTAAGTCATACTCGTAGAAATTCCAGAGCTGGATCTGCCGTTAGGAATTCGTTGTCTGATTTTATTGATGGATATCGAGTTGCCTGCTTTATTTTTCGTCACGATCGTTTGAGCATCTTGTTCAAAAACGATCCTCGAAAAAGCGCCAGCAAAAACAGTCATCACAAATGTTGCTACTAGAAATTCAACAATAAAAACCATAGTATAAATTTGTATGCTTTTTTTGACCCCTGCTTTATTCTTTTTAAACAATGAATGCAGCATAAATATAAACGTTACAAGTATCACACCATAAATGATCCCCAGCATGACATCATTAAATAACCAGCCGTTAAACTGCCACTTTTTGAAAAACGAAGGCTGTAACAAGGCTAATAGAAACGAGCCCAATAATATATTTATAACGAAAACACTGATCAGCTGAGGGATCCGCCTTTTTAAACTAACTCGTTTTAGTTTGAGATCTTTTCCTAGATCAATGAATAAACGAGTAAAATAGAACATCGACCATCCATAAAAAAGGGTCAATAAGCCATTGTGAACGATACTGTCGGTATATCTAAATAAATTCATCCAGCTGGTCAAAAATTCCTGCATAACCGTTCCTGCCTTTCACTTATAAGTCAACGATGATACTTTTACGATAAAGATATTTCTCTGGATCTAATTCTTGATCAGGCTGCACCAAATGCTCGGAACAGTAATAAGTAGACAGCGGCAGCATCTGTTCAATCAAATGACTTCCATTTGATTGAACACTCAGTTTTGAAACAGCTGGATCTTGAGTAAGTTCGTACCGATTTCTTTGTGTATCCACCACCAAGCCAAACATGTTAGAGCCATTCATCTTTTCTTTGATTTTCCTACCGGATTCATTGTTTTGTAAAAGTAACTCATTTCCCCAACGAAACAATCGTCTAGTCCCTGCTCCCACAGCAAATTCCCACTGATCCTCTGTTAAAAGATCAAACCCTTGCTGCTGTATCGCCGTTCTTAGCTGTGAATGCGTATAGGCTTTGTGATCATAAACAAAATAGCATTCCGCATCAGGAACAAATTCTAAATAAAACTGATTTTCTTCTAAAACCGTTTGAGGAAAAGACCAGGTCAAACTTTCGACTGCTGTTAGTTTAGGAAAGATGGCCTCACAAATTTTCTTTTCACAAGAAGCAAACGCTTCAACCTCTCCTTCAAAGGCACCAGTGATCGTATCGATAATGCCTAAAAACTCCGTGCCGGCTGGTAAGGCATATTTTTGCACAAACATCGCAGGAACCTCTGCTTTTCTTAGCGATGTTGTATGGTCATTAATATAAGTTGAAATGCCTTCTAGCGTATGCAAATCATAAAGCTCTTCTGGCTCAAGCCATTGAGCATTAGAATCGATTGCTTCATTCGTCAATGTTGTTTTAAATTGTGTTTGTTCAAGACTTGTAACATCAAAATTTAAAAGCTCATGAGGGCGCAATCCTTCTGCCCCTAAATCCCAACCTAAGATCGCTTTACTATTTTTAGGAATAAAAACAAATAACTCTCCATCTAGCTCAATTTCAAAAGTACGACATTTAATCCCATAGAGCTCAAAATCAACAAGCTCAATCATCGTAATATCTACTTTCGGAGGAATAAAATACATTAATAATTGCTGCAAACAAGCTGTCTTTTCAGTATCGGTCAATTTTTTCCACTGTGCCCATTCAATTTGTTCAAATAGCTCCAAAACGGCTCCTCCTCATTCCTATAAAACTGTCAGTTACCTCAAGTATACCATTGAAAAGGATTTTCATTAAGAAAAATCACCAACTGTTTCATCACATGGTGCTTCTCTTTAAAAACAAAAAAGCTGAGATAAAAGTAACGATCACCTTTATCTCAGTCTGACTATTTATAACTATTTTTTTTTGACTTTTTGGCTGTTCTTGTTTGTTGCCGACGTTCAACTTTACGCTTTTGCTTATTGCTGGCGGAAATAGCCCAATCGATTTTTTTCTTATAGCCAGGTTTGATTTTTTTCTTTTTCTTTTTAACTAAACCGATCAATGTTGGATCTTCAAGCGCATCCTTCGTTTTTTCGCGTTTTGTTCTACGGTTACGGTCATAAGTATCAACGACTTCACCGTCTTTAATTTCTTTTGGCTGGAATTTGATGCCCAGCTGCTCTACTTCTGAGATTGCTTCCTCATCGGCTGGTGAATAGAGTGTAATTGCAATTCCGTCAAGTCCGTTTCGACCTGTTCTTCCCACCCGATGGATAAAGAAATCCAAATCACTTGGCACTTCCGCATTGATTACATGGGACACGCCTTCGATATCGATCCCTCGTGCCGCTAAATCAGTAGCCACAACATATTGAAATTCCAAATCCTGAACTTGACGCATCACGCGTTTACGTTCTCTTGGAGAAATATCACCATGGATCTTTGCTACTTTTAGGCCTTGACCTTTCAAGTATTCCGTGATCTCATCCACACGCTGCTTCGTATTCGCAAAGACGATCGCTAAATAGGGATGACCGATTGTCAACAATTGATAAATCAAACGGTTCTTATCTTTGCCTTTCGTTGAAATCAACCAGTTATCGATCGTTTCAGAAATAATATTTTTTGGCTGAATGTGTTCAACGACAGGATTTTCCATATACTTTTTAAGGAATGGTTTCAATTTTTCAGGGATCGTTGCTGAGAAGACCAGCATTTGTAAATTACTTGGCAAGCGACCAGCAATTTGATCGACATCCTCTAAAAAGCCCATATCTAAAGTCATATCCGCTTCATCAACGACAAAGGCAAACGCTGTGCGTGCTTTTAAGGCCTGCTCATTGATCAGATCCAAAATTCTTCCTGGTGTACCGATCACAACATGCGGCTGCTGATTTTTCAACTTAGCCAGTTGACGCTGTTTATCAGTTCCTCCAACAAAATTAGTCACACGAATTTCTGGTTGGCTGAATTTTCCAATTTGGCTTGCTTCCTGATAAATTTGATTCGCCAGTTCACGACTTGGCGCTGTGATCAAGATTTGTACCTCATCTAATTGAGGGTTTATTTTGTTCATCAAAGGTAGTAAAAATGTATGGGTCTTTCCACTTCCTGTTTGAGATTGACCGATCACACTTTTGCCTTTTTTGATTACAGGAATCAATTTTTCCTGTACCTCTGTTGGCTGTTCAAACCCTTTATCTGCTAATGCTTCCATAATAAAATCATTGAATTGAAATTGTTTAAATGAACTCATTTTCTCACCGCTTTCTATCCTTGTTGTCTAAGTCCTCATGCATTATACCATAAAATCCATTAAGCCTTAGTCATTTTCGATCATTTTCTCTCTTTTTATCGTACTGATCGTATACGTATGACTGGCTTTTTCATAAAACAGACGTCGCTTCTTAGAAAAAAGCACATAAACTACATTTATTGCGAATAAAAATAGTAAAAATAGACAGAAAAGAAACAGCATCAGTGTGACCAACTGAAGCATCCGATTCGACGAGTTGAGTAATCCAGCTGGTCCGGAAATGAATAAGCTGATTAAACCATAGACAAAATACAAATAGCCATAGCGGACGAATAACGCTTTAAAGCTGATTCTCTCACGTCCTTCTTGTACGATTTTGATTCGTACGATCTTTTTACCAAGCGTTTCGCCATTTGTCACAGTTGGAAGGATCATAAATACAACGAAAACCATCACAAAAAACCAAATACGATCTTCCAGAAACGGATACTCTGACAAAAGAGTCCGATATTCAGGAATCAATTTGAGTAAAAAGATCAGCACACCTTGAACGATCGAAATAACAAACCAGTCGATCAAAAACGCCGCAAAACGTCTAAACAGACTAACAGACTGTCCTTTTTCATAGGCTGTTTCATCCAATTCATCTCTCGTTGGAAATAAAAAGGTCAGCATCGGTGTGATCGCATAGCCCAAGATACCGCCGAATGTATTGTTGATCAAATCATTCACATCCGCTAAGCGATAAGGCCTAGGATAAATAAAATACAGACCACTCAGTTGAGTCAATTCAAAAAATAACTAGAGCAGAAAACTAGCAAGCACAACTTTTTTAAAGGAAAATTTATAATAGTACCGCAGATACACTCCGAAAGGCATCAAAAGCAACATATTAAATACAGGCTCCAACACAACTCCTTGTTTTAATGCAGGAACAAATGTACTTGGCTCATGGATATTCAACACTGTTCCATTCAAGAAACGCTCTACAAAATAAAACGGACGTAACTCTAAATATTGACTCGTATATTGAGCAACCTCTGCTCTAGGCGGTAAGGGTAAAATAACTAAAAAATAGGCACAGAGAAGATAAAAGACAAATGAATAAAGAATAATTGCCCGCCATAATAAAAATGTGCCGTATTTGCGGTACTCTCGAATCACCAGAACAAACGAAATCGCAAATGCTAAGAATGGAAAAACGATCATTGCCGTTTTGATCGGTACTGTATAAGCTGACATGTCGACTCACTTCCTCACTTTCAGTGTAGTAGAAAATGACTACTTTGTCATTCATAATAAGTCTATTTAAGAAAAAATATATTTTGCAAATCAAAAAAATTGCAGTATGATTGAAATAGATAGCCTGATATAATTATTTAGCCCGTTCTATGAACGTTTATTCGAGGAGGTTTTTTTATGTTAAATGCTTATTTTGCTTTTGGCGTTCCTGTTTTTTTAGTCTTTTTATATATTATTTTCGCTATTATTCGGAAAAAAAGTAAGATTCATTACATCGGTTTTGTCCTTTTATTGATCGGAGTCTTTATGATGGCTTTCAGTTTTCAAGTCCTTCAAGGATTATGGACGTTAGAAGAAAATCATGCCACTGAACAACTAGAAAAATTAGGCTATTCACCAGAATTATTGTGGCTTCCACTTATTTTAGGTGCAGTGTTGGCAATTCTCAATCTCTTGAGAGGTGTAAAGAGGGTAAAGTCTTTTCGTGATGAATCCAATTAAAAAATAAATAGAAAGTATGTGGCTGGAATGAAGATACGTCTCCATTCCAGCCTTTTTTAATTATAACCCTTCATTGCTTTTTATAGTAGCCACTTGCTATAATTAAGATTATCACTAAATAACAGAGGTAAATTTATGGATATCTGGAAAACCTTGTACGAAAAAGCGAAAAAAGAATATTATCCCACAGAAGTCACCTCATTTATTTATGCGCACCATGTAGTCAGTGCTTTAGAAAGCGAAAACGGTGAAATTTACACTGGTTTTTGTATTGAAAGTTGCAGTGGCGTGATGGATTTATGTGCTGAACGGACAGCCGCATTAAATATGTATATGAATAGTGGTCAAACCGTTATAAAACGCATCATAACCTTTCGTAGTGAAGCACCTGAAGGACTGGGTGGAATGCCGTGTGGCGCTT
This sequence is a window from Enterococcus wangshanyuanii. Protein-coding genes within it:
- a CDS encoding cytidine deaminase family protein — its product is MDIWKTLYEKAKKEYYPTEVTSFIYAHHVVSALESENGEIYTGFCIESCSGVMDLCAERTAALNMYMNSGQTVIKRIITFRSEAPEGLGGMPCGACRELLLQFSPKNKETEIMVDYQKRETITLEELVPNWWGWSRYEN
- a CDS encoding DUF7278 family profilin-like fold-containing protein, producing MELFEQIEWAQWKKLTDTEKTACLQQLLMYFIPPKVDITMIELVDFELYGIKCRTFEIELDGELFVFIPKNSKAILGWDLGAEGLRPHELLNFDVTSLEQTQFKTTLTNEAIDSNAQWLEPEELYDLHTLEGISTYINDHTTSLRKAEVPAMFVQKYALPAGTEFLGIIDTITGAFEGEVEAFASCEKKICEAIFPKLTAVESLTWSFPQTVLEENQFYLEFVPDAECYFVYDHKAYTHSQLRTAIQQQGFDLLTEDQWEFAVGAGTRRLFRWGNELLLQNNESGRKIKEKMNGSNMFGLVVDTQRNRYELTQDPAVSKLSVQSNGSHLIEQMLPLSTYYCSEHLVQPDQELDPEKYLYRKSIIVDL
- a CDS encoding PA2928 family protein; translation: MQEFLTSWMNLFRYTDSIVHNGLLTLFYGWSMFYFTRLFIDLGKDLKLKRVSLKRRIPQLISVFVINILLGSFLLALLQPSFFKKWQFNGWLFNDVMLGIIYGVILVTFIFMLHSLFKKNKAGVKKSIQIYTMVFIVEFLVATFVMTVFAGAFSRIVFEQDAQTIVTKNKAGNSISINKIRQRIPNGRSSSGISTSMTYFLITAVDLKTGETAWTKHSKWQEYLIGSTQDGLFTVDSKKERLYFIDEATGKIRLTEQEWLAEIPELKDNLSYQQTDYAIIDESSIYFYGLDGHYYKVDLKTKEVIKNSDYEKIVDQYNGFMKEHWNSLDTQKELAALEKLYPDFLDVEVEPSMNEQDMAFVVYKAKRHSKEKILAKVSLKKAQIFWRTVLDQDTDSEDPVMLFKENNAVYAVTGRKQYKIDEQNGQLLYLYDYQYNERQK
- a CDS encoding DEAD/DEAH box helicase; translation: MSSFKQFQFNDFIMEALADKGFEQPTEVQEKLIPVIKKGKSVIGQSQTGSGKTHTFLLPLMNKINPQLDEVQILITAPSRELANQIYQEASQIGKFSQPEIRVTNFVGGTDKQRQLAKLKNQQPHVVIGTPGRILDLINEQALKARTAFAFVVDEADMTLDMGFLEDVDQIAGRLPSNLQMLVFSATIPEKLKPFLKKYMENPVVEHIQPKNIISETIDNWLISTKGKDKNRLIYQLLTIGHPYLAIVFANTKQRVDEITEYLKGQGLKVAKIHGDISPRERKRVMRQVQDLEFQYVVATDLAARGIDIEGVSHVINAEVPSDLDFFIHRVGRTGRNGLDGIAITLYSPADEEAISEVEQLGIKFQPKEIKDGEVVDTYDRNRRTKREKTKDALEDPTLIGLVKKKKKKIKPGYKKKIDWAISASNKQKRKVERRQQTRTAKKSKKNSYK